ATCTGGCGCTCGGTCACCACGATTTCCTTTGGCACGCCGTTGACCAGGTCGCGGCCCTTGATCTGCATGGTTCTGCCATCGCCATCGTCCGGGGGATAGGCGCAGCCGATTTCCTTCTTGATACGCGCGGCCGAGGATTCCCCGACCAGAAGATTCTGGGTGCGGCGGATATAGTTGATGATGGCCTCGTCCATCTTGTCCCCGCCCACACGGACCGAACGGGAATAGACAATGCCACCCAGCGAGATCACCGCCACTTCGGTGGTGCCGCCGCCGATGTCAACGACCATGGAGCCCGATGCCTCTGTCACCGGCAGGCCGGCCCCGATGGCGGCTGCCATGGGCTCCTCGATCAGCGCCACTTTACGGGCGCCAGCGGATTCAGCAGATTCGCGGATGGCCCGTTTCTCCACCTCGGTCGCGCCGGAGGGAACGCAGATGATGATTCTCGGGCTGACGAAACTCTTGCGCTTGTGAGCCTTGTGGATAAAGTATTTCAGCATCGCCTCGGCCGTGTGGAAGTCGGCGATCACACCGTCCCTCAGGGGGCGGGTCGCCCGGATGGTGCCAGGCGTGCGACCCAGCATCAGCTTGGCTCCCTCGCCGACAGCCAGAACCACGGTGCGCCCCTTGTGCTCCTCGATGGCGACTACAGACGGTTCGTTCAGGATAATCCCGCGGCCCCGCACGTAGACCAGGGTATTTGCGGTGCCGAGGTCAATGGCCATGTCGGTCGAGAAATATCCCAGCAGTTTTGAGAGCATGGATTCCAGCTTTC
This genomic window from Pseudomonadota bacterium contains:
- a CDS encoding rod shape-determining protein, with product MLSKLLGYFSTDMAIDLGTANTLVYVRGRGIILNEPSVVAIEEHKGRTVVLAVGEGAKLMLGRTPGTIRATRPLRDGVIADFHTAEAMLKYFIHKAHKRKSFVSPRIIICVPSGATEVEKRAIRESAESAGARKVALIEEPMAAAIGAGLPVTEASGSMVVDIGGGTTEVAVISLGGIVYSRSVRVGGDKMDEAIINYIRRTQNLLVGESSAARIKKEIGCAYPPDDGDGRTMQIKGRDLVNGVPKEIVVTERQ